The Alosa alosa isolate M-15738 ecotype Scorff River chromosome 9, AALO_Geno_1.1, whole genome shotgun sequence genome includes a region encoding these proteins:
- the LOC125300765 gene encoding ephexin-1, producing the protein MSTNSNINKPTVPPRPQVPPKPDLWGAQWRRSTDVILRTEAGEEGAQDRKRQLAKHKSLPAVVNGSPTLNQSADLNPGQANAQETPASPVRVRPVPKPRRRRTAQNSLSLSGSSVDREMSILESQSTGSSTYNPSETTATQFTCHSSCPCACHRTPESIPKPDAHKLPYMPPAPEDYTTHLEYWHIVQPEKRRPSRTPPSIPLPCLPLLEVPEPLLPTTGESEEPEILEAVYMEVASDGEEHSSPITSNPTESTIQPVEIPTFQNGNTRSSPCPGRKSLPSMMNMNCKITDKIHPDHQDMGLICDVLLGEIPQKVYQHCQEKQDTDPEKPKGKRKKLSPLELLLSPFQSKHQAKRAADQKDSTTTCDIQTSSKQDSLQEHSPKEISVSNPDKKPGAKENTWLSSSEEETEGCKLDDSKIVPSRGRLPTLEGLWQERSIVKKKGILSQLSKEQLLLQESLFEVVTTEHTYLKSLDVVVEHFLESPELNQVLEPRDRKSLFSGISRIRQMSQNFLQDMKEELNSNLFCDTCKVIQRYATGPFGAYVDYIRNMPYQEQTLHHLEQRSPQIIGILRKLQEDPRCNRLSLKSYLVLPFQRITRLKILVEAILKKTEPGSQGQASAERALKGVSKIVEACNREVGKMKQMEEMVRIANKTEFECKALPLVSSSRWLLKQGELAQLSAKENIFGQRKLFPIYLFLFNDLLLLTTRKGPDRFVVRDHAHRSLVEINSVEDDENPEGCERDRTFQLALLKNQRGSTSHLLLQAPSQTEKASWMGMLTKRKEGDEEIYEEWGECFLEGWRVDGERGWFPAACTVEITNEHVQRRHLRQRYHVMQAANRVLCRRLGNDKTGTACFR; encoded by the exons ATgtccacaaactctaacattAACAAGCCCACAGTACCCCCCAGACCACAGGTCCCTCCTAAACCTGATCTCTGGGGTGCACAATGGCGGCGGTCCACCGACGTCATCCTCAGGACAGAGGCGGGAGAGGAGGGAGCGCAAGACCGAAAACGACAGTTGGCCAAGCACAAGTCCTTACCAGCTGTGGTCAATGGGAGTCCTACACTGAACCAGTCAGCTGATTTAAACCCTGGTCAAGCCAACGCACAGGAAACACCAGCTTCTCCAGTCAGAGTTAGACCAGTACCCAAACCACGTAGACGGAGGACAGCACAAAACAGTTTATCACTGTCTGGATCCAGTGTTGACCGAGAGATGTCTATCCTTGAATCTCAGTCAACAGGAAGCAGTACAT ACAATCCCAGTGAGACTACCGCGACCCAGTTCACTTGTCACTCATCCTGTCCCTGTGCCTGTCACCGCACCCCTGAATCTATACCCAAGCCCGATGCTCACAAGCTGCCCTACATGCCCCCTGCACCTGAGGACTACACCACCCACCTGGAGTACTGGCACATCGTCCAGCCTGAAAAGAGGCGACCTAGCCGtacccctccctccattccaCTTCCATGTCTCCCGCTACTAGAAGTGCCAGAACCGTTGCTACCAACGACAG GTGAATCTGAGGAGCCTGAGATACTGGAGGCTGTATATATGGAGGTGGCCTCAGATGGTGAGGAGCACAGCAGTCCAATAACAAGCAATCCCACAG AATCAACCATTCAGCCTGTCGAGATACCAACATTTCAGAATGGAAACACCAGATCTTCTCCTTGTCCTGGGAGAAAGTCTTTGCCATCAATGATGAATATGAATTGCAAAATCACTGACAAAATTCATCCTGATCATCAAGACATGGGACTCATCTGTGATGTGCTCCTGGGTGAAATTCCCCAAAAGGTCTACCAACACTGTCAGGAGAAACAGGACACTGACCCAGAAAAGCCCaaagggaaaagaaagaagCTCTCCCCTTTGGAATTACTACTGTCCCCATTTCAGAGTAAGCATCAAGCAAAGCGGGCAGCAGACCAGAAGGACTCCACAACCACCTGCGACATCCAAACATCTTCAAAGCAGGACAGTCTACAGGAACACTCTCCCAAAGAAATATCTGTGTCAAACCCAGACAAGAAACCTGGTGCGAAGGAGAACACGTGGTTGTCTTCCTCAGAGGAGGAGACTGAGGGGTGCAAACTGGATGACTCAAAAATAGTGCCCAGTAGGGGGCGACTTCCGACCCTGGAGGGGCTGTGGCAGGAACGTAGCATAGTGAAGAAGAAAGGGATACTCAGCCAGCTCAGCAAAGAGCAGCTCCTCCTTCAAGAG agcttATTTGAAGTGGTGACCACAGAGCACACATACTTGAAGAGTTTAGATGTAGTTGTTGAGCATTTCCTGGAGTCACCAGAGCTCAACCAGGTCCTAGAGCCCAGAGACCGCAAGTCTCTCTTCTCGGGCATCTCCAGGATCCGACAGATGAGTCAGAA CTTTCTTCAAGACATGAAGGAGGAGCTGAACTCCAACCTTTTTTGTGACACCTGTAAGGTCATCCAGAGGTATGCCACGGGGCCGTTCGGTGCATATGTTGACTACATCCGCAACATGCCCTACCAGGAGCAGACTCTACACCATCTGGA ACAAAGGAGTCCCCAAATAATAGGAATTCTGCGAAAGCTTCAAGAGGACCCTCGCTGTAACCGCCTGTCACTCAAATCCTACCTGGTTCTACCCTTCCAGCGGATCACACGTCTCAAGATCCTAGTAGAG GCCATTCTGAAGAAAACTGAGCCAGGGTCGCAAGGTCAAGCATCGGCTGAAAGAGCCCTAAAGGGTGTTTCCAAG ATAGTTGAGGCATGCAATCGTGAGGTTGGCAAAATGAAACAAATGGAAGAGATGGTGCGCATTGCAAACAAAACAGAATTTGAGTGCAAG GCTTTGCCGCTGGTGTCTTCCTCTCGCTGGCTGCTGAAACAGGGGGAGCTGGCTCAGCTTTCCGCAAAGGAGAACATCTTTGGCCAGAGAAAGCTCTTTCCCATTTACCTTTTCCTCTTTAATGACCTTCTGCTGCTGACCACAAGGAAAGG GCCAGACCGTTTTGTGGTGCGCGACCATGCCCATCGCTCCCTTGTAGAGATCAACAGTGTGGAGGATGACGAAAACCCGGAAGGGTGCGAACGCGACAGAACATTCCAGCTCGCCCTCCTAAAGAACCAAAGAGGAAGCACCTCGCATCTCCTGTTGCAAGCCCCCTCTCA AACTGAGAAAGCCAGCTGGATGGGAATGCTGACCAAGAGAAAAGAAGGAGACGAAGAGATTTATGAGGAATGGGGTGAGT GCTTTCTGGAGGGCTGGAGGGTGGATGGAGAACGTGGATGGTTCCCAGCAGCGTGCACTGTGGAGATCACCAATGAGCATGTGCAGAGGCGCCATCTTCGTCAGCGCTACCATGTTATGCAAGCTGCCAATCGAGTGTTGTGTCGGCGTCTGGGAAATGACAAGACAGGGACCGCCTGTTTCCGATAG